Proteins encoded by one window of Haematobia irritans isolate KBUSLIRL chromosome 2, ASM5000362v1, whole genome shotgun sequence:
- the mid gene encoding midline, whose translation MLIGSHPYLCNTAGGVMPPNNATAVANANQATTTTNSKAAAGSATDFSIAAIMAREDASSRESSVRSASPISIEDEVDVDVVDCSDSEEPPTKARRLNNSTCSTSSTGNMSQTRLNTSTASSVGRSTPPQSPASDIDGERSSPEPAPKAPKIVGSCNCDDLKPVQCHLETKELWDRFHDLGTEMIITKTGRRMFPTVRVSFSGPLRQIQPADRYAVLIDIIPMDSKRYRYAYHRSAWLVAGKADPAPPARLYAHPDSPFSCEALRKQVISFEKVKLTNNEMDKNGQIVLNSMHRYQPRIHLVRLSHGQSIPANPKELLEMDHKTYVFPETVFTAVTAYQNQLITKLKIDSNPFAKGFRDSSRLTDFDRDPMEALLLEQQLRSPLRLFPDPIMQQFAAQQGADPASMAIFEKARQHLQMFGGNSPYAQLMMPQMYAKQAPPPPGLGAFHMFQQQWPQLTAGFLASANQQAVAQAAHAQAAHAQAAAQAQAQAQAAAAAAAANRTPPPPPTASTPSSTSSGSPSPDMRPRQFQRFSPYQVPQHPSQPRSPPNH comes from the exons ATGTTGATCGGTTCCCATCCTTACCTGTGCAATACCGCGGGTGGTGTTATGCCCCCCAATAATGCCACTGCAGTGGCCAACGCGAATCAAGCAACCACAACTACCAATAGTAAGGCTGCCGCCGGTTCAGCTACAGACTTTTCCATTGCGGCCATTATGGCTAGAGAGGATGCCTCCAGCCGGGAATCGTCAGTGAGAAGTGCCA GTcccatttccatagaagatgaaGTCGATGTGGATGTTGTCGACTGTAGTGATTCCGAAGAGCCTCCCACCAAAGCCCGCCGACTCAATAACTCCACATGTAGTACAAGCAGCACTGGTAATATGTCGCAAACGCGCTTGAATACCAGCACCGCTTCGAGTGTGGGCCGTTCCACGCCACCTCAGTCACCGGCCAGTGACATCGATGGCGAACGCTCCTCCCCAGAACCCGCGCCCAAAGCCCCCAAAATAGTTGGGTCATGCAATTGCGATGATCTGAAGCCAGTACAATGCCACTTGGAGACAAAGGAACTGTGGGATCGTTTTCACGATTTGGGCACAGAGATGATTATCACAAAGACTGGAAG ACGGATGTTTCCCACTGTTCGAGTAAGCTTTTCAGGACCCCTCAGACAGATACAACCGGCCGATCGCTATGCCGTCCTCATCGATATCATTCCTATGGATTCGAAACGCTATCGCTATGCCTATCACAGATCAGCTTGGTTAGTAGCTGGCAAGGCGGATCCGGCTCCACCAGCAAGGCTATACGCTCATCCTGACAGTCCATTCAGCTGTGAAGCTCTACGCAAACAAGTCATCTCCTTCGAGAAGGTTAAATTGACCAACAACGAAATGGACAAAAATGGACAG ATTGTTTTGAATTCTATGCATCGCTATCAGCCGAGAATTCATTTGGTTCGACTGAGTCATGGACAAAGTATTCCTGCGAATCCCAAGGAACTATTGGAAATGGACCACAAGACTTATGTGTTTCCCGAGACAGTATTCACTGCAGTCACTGCTTACCAGAATCAATTGATAACCAAACTGAAAATAGACTCAAATCCCTTTGCCAAAGGTTTCCGCGACTCATCACGTCTAACCGATTTCGACCGTGACCCCATGGAAGCCCTGCTGCTGGAACAGCAACTACGATCGCCTCTGAGACTATTTCCCGACCCTATTATGCAACAATTTGCTGCCCAGCAAGGAGCTGATCCTGCATCTATGGCAATTTTCGAAAAAGCCCGACAACATTTGCAAATGTTCGGTGGCAATTCACCCTATGCGCAATTGATGATGCCTCAAATGTATGCCAAACAGGCTCCCCCTCCTCCCGGTCTGGGGGCCTTCCATATGTTCCAGCAACAATGGCCACAACTAACCGCCGGCTTTTTGGCTTCCGCTAATCAACAGGCAGTCGCTCAAGCAGCCCATGCGCAAGCAGCCCATGCGCAAGCTGCAGCCCAGGCCCAAGCTCAGGCACAAGCGGCAgctgcagcagcagcagccAACCGTACTCCTCCCCCGCCACCGACAGCCTCAACGCCCTCATCTACCTCTTCAGGCTCACCGTCGCCCGACATGAGACCTCGACAATTTCAACGGTTTAGTCCATACCAAGTACCACAACATCCCTCACAGCCACGAAGTCCTCCCAATCACTAA